In one window of Myotis daubentonii chromosome 13, mMyoDau2.1, whole genome shotgun sequence DNA:
- the LOC132214982 gene encoding interferon-induced protein with tetratricopeptide repeats 1-like isoform X1: MSMNADEDQVKARLEQLRCHFTWKLLIEDTELHDLENRVFDEIEFLDTKFNVGIHNLLAYVKHLNGQNKEALESLKEAEDLMQAEHAGQSDAMKLVTWGNYAWLYYHMGRLTDAQIYLDKVENTCKKFAGPSCYTMECPEMDCEEGWALLKCGGKNYERAKACFEKALEVDPENPEFSTGYAIVVYRLDGFYKTSHVDEAFCVQPLKRAIRLNPEDAYIKALLAVKLQELGQEAEGEKYIEEALTNTSSQTYVFRYAAKFYRKKGSIDKALELLKKALRATPSSAFLHHHIGLCYRSQIYLINKAASWQPRGRDRENIDRITRLAISHFEFAVEQKPTFEIVYIHLADMYIQAGNNRKAEDTYQKLLCMKSPKEEIMQEIYFRYGRFQEFQKKSEVDAIIYYLKAIKIEKPSSVRDRSISSLEKVVLRKLQRNAGDVESLSILGFTYKLKGEMNKALEYYERALRLAAVGHAP; this comes from the exons ATGAG TATGAATGCTGATGAAGATCAGGTCAAAGCTAGGCTGGAACAGTTGAGATGTCACTTTACATGGAAATTGCTCATTGAAGACACTGAACTGCATGATTTAGAAAACAGGGTCTTTGATGAAATTGAGTTCCTAGACACAAAATTCAATGTGGGAATACACAACCTACTGGCCTATGTGAAACACCTGAATGGCCAGAATAAGGAGGCCTTGGAGAGCTTGAAAGAAGCTGAAGACTTAATGCAGGCAGAGCACGCTGGCCAGTCAGACGCGATGAAGCTGGTTACCTGGGGCAACTATGCCTGGCTGTATTACCACATGGGCAGACTGACAGATGCCCAGATATACCTGGACAAGGTGGAGAACACTTGCAAGAAGTTTGCCGGCCCCTCctgctacacaatggaatgcccTGAGATGGACTGTGAGGAAGGATGGGCCTTGCTGAAATGTGGAGGAAAGAATTATGAACGGGCTAAAGCCTGCTTTGAGAAGGCTCTGGAAGTGGACCCTGAAAACCCTGAATTCAGCACTGGGTATGCAATTGTTGTCTATCGTCTGGATGGCTTTTACAAAACATCACACGTTGATGAGGCATTTTGTGTGCAGCCCCTAAAACGGGCCATCAGGCTCAATCCAGAAGATGCATATATTAAGGCTCTCCTCGCAGTGAAACTTCAGGAGCTAGGACAAGAAGCTGAGGGGGAAAAGTACATTGAAGAAGCACTGACCAACACATCTTCACAGACCTATGTCTTTCGATATGCGGCCAAGTTTTACCGAAAAAAAGGCTCTATAGATAAAGCTCTTGAGCTCTTAAAAAAGGCTTTGCGGGCAAcaccttcctctgccttcctgcatCACCATATAGGGCTTTGCTATAGATCACAAATTTATCTAATAAACAAAGCTGCAAGCTGGCAGCCTAGAGGACGGGATAGAGAAAATATCGACAGAATAACAAGATTAGCCATATCTCATTTTGAATTTGCTGTGGAACAAAAGCCAACATTTGAAATTGTTTATATACACCTCGCAGATATGTACATACAGGCAGGCAACAATAGAAAAGCTGAAGACACTTATCAAAAATTGCTCTGCATGAAATCACCTAAAGAAGAAATAATGCAAGAGATATATTTCCGCTATGGTCGATTTCAGGAATTTCAAAAGAAATCTGAAGTCGATGCAATTATCTattatttaaaagcaataaaaatagaaaagccaTCATCTGtgagagatagaagtatcagtTCTTTAGAGAAAGTGGTTTTAAGGAAACTTCAAAGAAATGCAGGAGACGTAGAAAGCTTGAGCATCCTTGGGTTCACCTACAAATTGAAAGGAGAAATGAATAAAGCCCTGGAGTACTATGAGCGGGCCCTGAGGCTGGCTGCTGTGGGACATGCTCCTTAG
- the LOC132214982 gene encoding interferon-induced protein with tetratricopeptide repeats 1-like isoform X2: MSMNADEDQVKARLEQLRCHFTWKLLIEDTELHDLENRVFDEIEFLDTKFNVGIHNLLAYVKHLNGQNKEALESLKEAEDLMQAEHAGQSDAMKLVTWGNYAWLYYHMGRLTDAQIYLDKVENTCKKFAGPSCYTMECPEMDCEEGWALLKCGGKNYERAKACFEKALEVDPENPEFSTGYAIVVYRLDGFYKTSHVDEAFCVQPLKRAIRLNPEDAYIKALLAVKLQELGQEAEGEKYIEEALTNTSSQTYVFRYAAKFYRKKGSIDKALELLKKALRATPSSAFLHHHIGLCYRSQIYLINKAASWQPRGRDRENIDRITRLAISHFEFAVEQKPTFEIVYIHLADMYIQAGNNRKAEDTYQKLLCMKSPKEEIMQEIYFRYGRFQEFQKKSEVDAIIYYLKAIKIEKPSSVRDRSISSLEKVVLRKLQRNAGDVESLSILGFTYKLKGEMNKALEYYERALRLAAVGHAP; this comes from the coding sequence TATGAATGCTGATGAAGATCAGGTCAAAGCTAGGCTGGAACAGTTGAGATGTCACTTTACATGGAAATTGCTCATTGAAGACACTGAACTGCATGATTTAGAAAACAGGGTCTTTGATGAAATTGAGTTCCTAGACACAAAATTCAATGTGGGAATACACAACCTACTGGCCTATGTGAAACACCTGAATGGCCAGAATAAGGAGGCCTTGGAGAGCTTGAAAGAAGCTGAAGACTTAATGCAGGCAGAGCACGCTGGCCAGTCAGACGCGATGAAGCTGGTTACCTGGGGCAACTATGCCTGGCTGTATTACCACATGGGCAGACTGACAGATGCCCAGATATACCTGGACAAGGTGGAGAACACTTGCAAGAAGTTTGCCGGCCCCTCctgctacacaatggaatgcccTGAGATGGACTGTGAGGAAGGATGGGCCTTGCTGAAATGTGGAGGAAAGAATTATGAACGGGCTAAAGCCTGCTTTGAGAAGGCTCTGGAAGTGGACCCTGAAAACCCTGAATTCAGCACTGGGTATGCAATTGTTGTCTATCGTCTGGATGGCTTTTACAAAACATCACACGTTGATGAGGCATTTTGTGTGCAGCCCCTAAAACGGGCCATCAGGCTCAATCCAGAAGATGCATATATTAAGGCTCTCCTCGCAGTGAAACTTCAGGAGCTAGGACAAGAAGCTGAGGGGGAAAAGTACATTGAAGAAGCACTGACCAACACATCTTCACAGACCTATGTCTTTCGATATGCGGCCAAGTTTTACCGAAAAAAAGGCTCTATAGATAAAGCTCTTGAGCTCTTAAAAAAGGCTTTGCGGGCAAcaccttcctctgccttcctgcatCACCATATAGGGCTTTGCTATAGATCACAAATTTATCTAATAAACAAAGCTGCAAGCTGGCAGCCTAGAGGACGGGATAGAGAAAATATCGACAGAATAACAAGATTAGCCATATCTCATTTTGAATTTGCTGTGGAACAAAAGCCAACATTTGAAATTGTTTATATACACCTCGCAGATATGTACATACAGGCAGGCAACAATAGAAAAGCTGAAGACACTTATCAAAAATTGCTCTGCATGAAATCACCTAAAGAAGAAATAATGCAAGAGATATATTTCCGCTATGGTCGATTTCAGGAATTTCAAAAGAAATCTGAAGTCGATGCAATTATCTattatttaaaagcaataaaaatagaaaagccaTCATCTGtgagagatagaagtatcagtTCTTTAGAGAAAGTGGTTTTAAGGAAACTTCAAAGAAATGCAGGAGACGTAGAAAGCTTGAGCATCCTTGGGTTCACCTACAAATTGAAAGGAGAAATGAATAAAGCCCTGGAGTACTATGAGCGGGCCCTGAGGCTGGCTGCTGTGGGACATGCTCCTTAG
- the LOC132214985 gene encoding interferon-induced protein with tetratricopeptide repeats 1-like: MSMNADEDQVKARLEQLRCHFTWKLLIEDTELHDLENRVFDEIEFLDTKFNVGIHNLLAYVKHLNGQNKEALESLKEAEDLMQAEHAGQSDAMKLVTWGNYAWLYYHMGRLTDAQIYLDKVENTCKKFAGPSCYTMECPEMDCEEGWALLKCGGKNYERAKACFEKALEVDPENPEFSAGYAIVVYRLDGFYKTSHVDEAFCVQPLKRAIRLNPEDAYIKALLAVKLQELGQEAEGEKYIEEALANTSSQTYVFRYAAKFYRKKGSIDKALELLKKALRATPSSAFLHHQIGLCYRSQSYLINKAASWQPRGRDRENIDRIVRLAISHFEFAVEQKPTFEIVYIHLADMYIQAGNNRKAEDAYQKVLCMKSLEEENMQELYFRYGRFQEFQKKSEVDAIIYYLKAIKIEKPSSVRDRSISSLEKVVLRKLQRNADDMESLSILGFIYKLKGEMNKALEYYERALRLAAVGHAPEALKYGPRGHFI; this comes from the exons ATGAG TATGAATGCGGATGAAGATCAGGTCAAAGCTAGGCTGGAACAGTTGAGATGTCACTTTACATGGAAATTGCTCATTGAAGACACTGAACTGCATGATTTAGAAAACAGGGTCTTTGATGAAATTGAGTTCCTAGACACAAAATTCAATGTGGGAATACACAACCTACTGGCCTATGTGAAACACCTGAATGGCCAGAATAAGGAAGCCCTGGAGAGCTTGAAAGAAGCTGAAGACTTAATGCAGGCAGAGCACGCTGGCCAGTCAGACGCGATGAAGCTGGTTACCTGGGGCAACTATGCCTGGCTGTATTACCACATGGGCAGACTGACAGATGCCCAGATATACCTGGACAAGGTGGAGAACACTTGCAAGAAGTTTGCCGGCCCCTCctgctacacaatggaatgcccTGAGATGGACTGTGAGGAAGGATGGGCCTTGCTGAAATGTGGAGGAAAGAATTATGAACGGGCTAAAGCTTGCTTTGAGAAGGCTCTGGAAGTGGACCCTGAAAACCCTGAATTCAGCGCTGGGTATGCAATTGTTGTCTATCGTCTGGATGGCTTTTACAAAACATCACACGTTGATGAGGCATTTTGTGTGCAGCCCCTAAAACGGGCCATCAGGCTCAATCCAGAAGATGCATATATTAAGGCTCTCCTCGCAGTGAAACTTCAGGAGCTAGGACAAGAAGCTGAGGGGGAAAAGTACATTGAAGAAGCACTGGCCAACACATCTTCGCAGACCTATGTCTTTCGATATGCGGCCAAGTTTTACCGAAAAAAAGGCTCTATAGATAAAGCTCTTGAGCTCTTAAAAAAGGCTTTGCGGGCAAcaccttcctctgccttcctgcatCACCAGATAGGGCTTTGCTATAGATCACAAAGTTATCTAATAAACAAAGCTGCAAGCTGGCAGCCTAGAGGACGGGATAGAGAAAATATCGACAGAATAGTAAGATTAGCCATATCTCATTTTGAATTTGCTGTGGAACAAAAGCCAACATTTGAAATTGTTTATATACACCTCGCCGATATGTACATACAGGCAGGCAACAATAGAAAAGCTGAAGACGCTTATCAAAAAGTGCTCTGCATGAAATCACTTGAAGAAGAAAACATGCAAGAGTTATATTTCCGCTATGGTCGATTTCAGGAATTTCAAAAGAAATCTGAAGTCGATGCAATTATCTattatttaaaagcaataaaaatagaaaagccaTCATCTGtgagagatagaagtatcagtTCTTTGGAGAAAGTGGTTTTAAGGAAACTTCAAAGAAATGCAGACGACATGGAAAGCTTGAGCATCCTTGGGTTCATCTACAAATTGAAAGGAGAAATGAATAAAGCCCTGGAGTACTATGAGCGGGCCCTGAGGCTGGCTGCTGTGGGACATGCTCCTGAGGCGCTGAAATATGGACCACGTGGACATTTCATTTGA
- the IFIT5 gene encoding interferon-induced protein with tetratricopeptide repeats 5 has product MSELPKDSLKTILLELECHFTWNLLKEDIDLFDVEDTIGQQLEFLTTKSRLTLYNLLAYVKHLKGQNKDALECLEQAEQIIQREHSDKEEVRSLVTWGNYAWVYYHMGQLTEAQEYTDKVGNVCKKMSSPFNYKLECPEIDCEKGWALLKFGGKYYQKAKAAFEKALEVEPDNPEFNIGYAITVYRLDDSDREGSVKSFSLGPLRKAVTLNPDNTYIKVFLALKLQDVHAEAEGEKYIEEILDQISSEPYVLRYAAKFYRRKNSWDKALELLKKALEVTPTSSFLHHQMGLCYRAQMIQIKKATRNRPKGKDKLKVDGLITSAIFHFKAAVERDSMFAFAYTDLANMYAEGGQYSNAEDIFQKALRLENITDDHKHQIHYHYGRFQEFHRKSENTAIHHYLEALKVKDRSSLRTKLTSALKKLATKRLGHNASDVQSLSALGFVYKLEGEKRQAAEYYERAQKIDPENVEFLTALCELRLST; this is encoded by the exons ATGAG TGAGCTTCCTAAGGACTCCTTGAAGACCATTTTGTTGGAGTTAGAATGTCACTTTACCTGGAATTTACTTAAGGAGGACATTGATCTGTTTGATGTGGAAGATACAATTGGGCAACAGCTTGAATTTCTTACGACAAAATCCAGACTCACTCTTTATAACTTATTGGCCTATGTGAAACACCTAAAAGGCCAAAATAAGGATGCCCTAGAGTGCTTGGAACAAGCAGAACAAATCATCCAGCGGGAACACTCAGACAAAGAAGAAGTACGAAGTCTGGTCACTTGGGGAAATTATGCCTGGGTGTATTATCACATGGGCCAGCTTACAGAAGCTCAGGAGTATACAGACAAGGTAGGGAACGTCTGCAAGAAAATGTCCAGTCCTTTTAACTACAAATTGGAGTGTCCTGAGATTGACTGTGAGAAAGGGTGGGCACTTTTGAAATTTGGAGGGAAGTATTACCAAAAGGCTAAAGCAGCTTTTGAGAAGGCTCTGGAAGTGGAACCAGACAATCCAGAATTTAACATTGGTTATGCCATAACAGTGTATCGGCTGGATGATTCTGACAGAGAAGGGTCTGTAAAAAGTTTCTCTCTGGGCCCTCTGAGGAAGGCTGTAACCCTGAACCCAGATAACACCTACATTAAGGTTTTCCTGGCACTGAAGCTTCAAGATGTACATGCAGAGGCTGAAGGGGAAAAGTATATTGAAGAAATCCTGGACCAGATATCATCCGAACCTTATGTCCTTCGTTATGCGGCCAAATTCTACAGGAGAAAAAATTCCTGGGACAAAGCTCTTGAACTTTTGAAAAAGGCTTTGGAGGTGACACCAACCTCTTCTTTCCTGCATCACCAAATGGGACTTTGTTATAGGGCACAGATGATCCAAATCAAGAAAGCCACGCGTAACAGACCTAAAGGCAAAGATAAACTGAAAGTTGACGGGCTGATTACATCTGCTATATTTCATTTCAAGGCAGCTGTGGAACGAGACTCTATGTTTGCATTTGCCTACACAGACCTGGCCAACATGTATGCTGAGGGAGGCCAGTATAGCAATGCTGAAGACATTTTCCAGAAAGCCCTTCGTCTGGAGAACATAACTGATGATCACAAACATCAGATCCACTACCACTATGGCCGCTTTCAAGAATTTCACCGTAAATCAGAAAATACTGCCATCCACCATTACTTAGAAGCCTTAAAGGTCAAAGACAGGTCATCCCTGCGTACCAAACTGACAAGTGCTCTGAAGAAATTGGCTACCAAGAGACTTGGTCACAATGCGTCAGATGTGCAGAGTTTAAGTGCCCTCGGGTTTGTTTACAAGCTGGAGGGAGAAAAAAGGCAAGCTGCCGAGTATTATGAGAGGGCCCAAAAGATAGATCCAGAAAATGTAGAATTCCTTACTGCTCTCTGTGAGCTTCGACTTTCCACTTAA